From one Rhodamnia argentea isolate NSW1041297 chromosome 1, ASM2092103v1, whole genome shotgun sequence genomic stretch:
- the LOC115734058 gene encoding major strawberry allergen Fra a 1-3-like produces the protein MGVITYSLEITSSVAPSRMFKALVLESHNVLPKIVPKGIKSVEFIEGDGGVSNIKKTNFAESNSPIKYTTHKVEALDADSLYYKYTMIESDIKFDKIDFVVEEVKFFAAGSGSVCKVTSEYHVKEGCELKEEEIKKGKDKAMGLYKAVEEYLVANPDDWA, from the exons ATGGGAGTCATCACCTACTCGTTGGAGATCACAAGCAGCGTTGCCCCATCGAGGATGTTCAAGGCTTTGGTCCTTGAGTCCCACAATGTCCTACCCAAGATTGTTCCCAAGGGCATCAAGAGCGTCGAGTTCATCGAGGGAGATGGTGGAGTTAGCAACATCAAGAAAACCAACTTTGCTGAAAGTAA CTCCCCCATCAAGTACACGACGCACAAGGTCGAGGCTCTCGACGCAGATAGCTTGTACTACAAATATACTATGATCGAAAGCGACATCAAGTTCGACAAGATCGACTTCGTCGTGGAAGAAGTAAAATTCTTCGCGGCTGGGAGCGGATCCGTCTGCAAGGTGACAAGCGAGTACCATGTGAAGGAAGGTTGTGAGCTCAAAGAGGAGGAAATCAAGAAGGGTAAAGACAAAGCTATGGGATTGTACAAGGCTGTTGAGGAGTACCTTGTGGCCAACCCCGATGATTGGGCCTAA